The following proteins are encoded in a genomic region of Oncorhynchus kisutch isolate 150728-3 linkage group LG18, Okis_V2, whole genome shotgun sequence:
- the wdr81 gene encoding WD repeat-containing protein 81, protein MEWLVSAVEKDLGVDRRQLGPGPRPQELVALVPTRWVMGLRERRVIRCARSESASEAEIRTYLQCSLVKLPPGWTRVCIQGLRKIKLSYRLTRDPGCQLVSQDSFMKTMQGVSQCNFRNLWCDAHHSHVQPYSGATEQMHVAAIDAVRQALQKLFCSTFVSIPVSPSLSPARDKDKDNPLSPSSSSSKHPSDQLCPNVLPAECLLESAEMLYVVLPYTQYSLHDIVTYSPAKLANSHAKVLFILYQLLIALRACQASGLSCGELSLQDIAVDEQLCSRLKVTLAHYEVLGDDREAECYVTEGQVPRSIKARDQGQGVYSDRDKRLCRDCFDELKSLVLDWVHGRVSNFRYLMELNRLAGRREGDPNYHPVLPWVVDFTVPYGRFRDLRRSKFRLNKGDKQLDFTYEMTKEALAAAVANGGGAVSIIGDLGLGGSVGAGGSGQSEHLHVPHHISDVLSDITYYVYRARQTPKSVLCSHVRSQWEPNEYPASMERIQSWTPDECIPEFYTDPSIFRSIHPDMPDLEVPPWCNSCEEFIEVHRCLLESREVSQQLHYWIDLTFGYKLSGKEAVKAKNVCLHLVDNHTHLTSYGVVQLFDQPHPPRLAPYQYSPPEPPLLGPATLNVPPLQTPPLDAMVDGMVPEAMGCESSGWTMVDRDEELEQGMEALDSLSGGISTGTSTTSSVPLPLISTARSGGKTAGEHPAMVVSQSPSSFPGEGTAGNATSALGSGIRSAMLQRGGIINKKHGEGSLSGATNTEDLKITLPEGFSPLQPLEELEKLNNFLVKSLHAQVWHQSDSRKERTGAPQCLPSLAELYQRDMQALGVLIAEIFYSSKLRGVKPGTPLSERFQAVIKLCSASLRDVPLPLHHALETLLHLRQHSSKAKVEKPYGPRPLLFKYDPIYEGLPPPNPCQLLSPILSPLPFPTYFPALHHFIYSYHSKMETTCSLQGRDVVFHLWQQLETLLQGVITAEGLEILLPFVLALMLEESTAVYAAWYLFEPISRVLGPRNAAKYLLKPLVSVYENPRCLRGRFYLYTDCFVLQLIVRLGLQAFLSSLLPHVLQIISGFESCSSGSEPQWEASKGLRGGACDLGEEEEDYQEGRPSSGSVSGKVGGGSGGAGGVGVGGDPGLVDYSSGISLNDQVFLSEGEDFQNGFYVNNGAGGATGGKLQSQNSAAGGNEQDQESLSVGRLSDKSSTSEVSIGDADSTRDRASLKSADSSQDLKQASEGEEGGELEEETEEGKERGTGEGSGPSLELTLSGCTEETVATLEGEFVNGMELEDAQKDMVEDEHDSSEDSEEKEHKILLDTVCKTVRWLSAKLGPTVTSRYVARNLLRLLTTCYIGPEKHQFVAPVVSEESSLESVGMGSVYEKKPVVGDQTAGPVLDCLIYIAHLYGEPVLTYQYLPYIGYLVSPPVSCRLNTRKEAGLLGAVVLTQKIIVFLSDSTLMDMLMKINQDVLLPLLDLLTSPRMGFPSGVQTRSAVCLKTLSLMALICLRIGREMVQQHMVETLKRFFTVFSLLQCLQGQMESAPRREVGEYILLDVRTPDGSEVTCELGVLEELQAVFNPEMAYASYIPFYCLIGDVAIRKLVSNHELVWSLAQSYHSRVSPGSPNANPTAGSKDRVEMPPTTCSIGVPDLGRGHVGRSPFPAPYSSSTPLGSDTLPESGTFGSHLVGNRIQVARDSAPGCGSPNLGSLDNWGNPRPSHTQPVITSASTFTTPSLGPSFSSYSWMVGPTPEDSALKQELPRSGRSLQGNWLAYWQYEIGLNQQDPHFHFHQIRLQSFLGHSGAAKCLAPLAGEDYFLSGSKDKTVKLWPLYNHGDGTREVEPRLTYTDHKKSVFYVGQLEALQEVVSCDGTVHLWDQFTGKQIRSYEALDGKNPITAVTTMPAPHCSVVFGSADSVLRFIDPRKPGLQHEFRLAYNNVSAGLIRYLAVSPGGRTVAAGFSSGFIVLLDARTGLVLRGWPAHEGDILQIKAAGGNLIVSSSTDHTLTVWKDLEHKPLHQYKCPSDPVHAFDLYGAEIVAGTLANKIGVYSMMNISASPASSTKLSSENFRGTLTSLAMLPTKRLLLLGSENGAIRLLA, encoded by the exons ATGGAGTGGCTAGTGTCTGCTGTAGAGAAGGACCTAGGGGTGGACCGTCGGCAGCTAGGTCCAGGGCCCCGGCCTCAAGAGCTGGTGGCCCTGGTCCCCACCCGCTGGGTGATGGGCCTAAGGGAGAGGAGGGTCATCCGTTGTGCCCGTTCAGAGAGCGCTAGTGAAGCAGAGATTCGCACTTACCTCCAGTGCTCCCTTGTGAAGCTGCCTCCTGGCTGGACCCGAGTGTGCATCCAGGGCCTAAGGAAGATCAAGCTGAGCTACAGGCTGACAAGGGACCCAGGCTGCCAACTAGTCTCCCAGGATTCTTTCATGAAGACCATGCAGGGTGTATCACAATGTAATTTCAG AAATCTGTGGTGCGATGCTCATCACAGCCACGTGCAGCCCTATTCAGGGGCTACAGAGCAGATGCATGTAGCAGCCATAGATGCGGTGCGCCAAGCGCTGCAGAAGCTCTTCTGCTCAACATTTGTCTCCATCCCCGTGTCGCCATCCCTCTCCCCTGCCAGAGATAAGGACAAAGACAACCCATTATCCCCAAGCAGCTCCTCCTCTAAGCACCCCTCAGACCAACTGTGTCCTAACGTCCTCCCTGCTGAGTGCCTACTAGAGTCAGCAGAGATGCTCTACGTGGTTCTCCCATACACCCAGTACTCACTCCACGACATCGTCACCTACAGCCCAGCCAAGCTGGCCAACAGCCATGCCAAAGTGCTGTTCATCCTCTACCAATTACTGATCGCGTTGCGGGCCTGTCAGGCATCAGGGCTGTCCTGTGGAGAGCTCTCCCTGCAGGACATAGCAGTGGACGAACAGCTCTGCAGCCGCCTCAAGGTCACCCTGGCCCATTATGAAGTGCTGGGGGACGACAGAGAGGCTGAATGCTATGTTACTGAGGGACAAGTGCCAAGAAGCATCAAGGCGAGGGACCAGGGCCAAGGTGTGTACAGTGACCGTGATAAGAGGCTGTGCAGAGATTGTTTTGATGAGCTCAAGTCCTTGGTCCTGGACTGGGTCCATGGTAGAGTCAGCAACTTCCGCTACCTGATGGAGCTGAACCGGTTAgctggacggagggagggagacccTAACTACCACCCGGTCCTGCCCTGGGTGGTGGACTTCACTGTGCCATATGGGAGGTTCCGTGACCTCAGGCGGTCCAAGTTCAGGCTGAATAAAGGAGACAAACAGCTGGACTTTACCTATGAGATGACCAAAGAAGCCCTTGCAGCAGCGGTGGCTAATGGAGGTGGGGCAGTCAGTATTATAGGAGACCTGGGTCTGGGTGGATCTGTAGGTGCCGGTGGTTCAGGGCAGTCTGAACACCTACACGTGCCCCATCACATCTCAGATGTGCTGTCAGACATCACCTACTATGTCTACAGGGCCCGGCAGACACCCAAGTCAGTGCTGTGCAGCCACGTCAGGTCTCAGTGGGAACCGAACGAATACCCAGCCAGTATGGAACGCATCCAGAGCTGGACCCCGGATGAGTGTATCCCAGAGTTCTACACAGATCCCTCTATATTCCGCTCCATCCACCCTGACATGCCAGATCTGGAAGTTCCCCCGTGGTGTAACTCCTGTGAGGAGTTCATTGAGGTTCACAGATGCCTCCTGGAGAGCCGAGAGGTGTCTCAGCAGCTGCACTACTGGATAGACCTGACGTTCGGCTACAAGCTGTCCGGTAAAGAAGCCGTCAAGGCCAAGAATGTGTGCCTGCACCTGGTGGACAACCACACCCATCTGACCAGCTACGGGGTGGTCCAGCTGTTTGACCAGCCCCACCCGCCCCGCCTTGCACCTTACCAGTACTCGCCACCTGAACCCCCTCTCCTGGGCCCCGCAACTCTCAACGTGCCACCTCTACAGACCCCACCGCTAGATGCCATGGTGGACGGAATGGTCCCAGAGGCCATGGGGTGTGAGTCCAGTGGCTGGACCATGGTGGACCGAGATGAAGAGCTAGAACAAGGTATGGAGGCTCTGGACTCACTCAGTGGAGGGATCTCTACTGGCACCTCCActacctcctctgttcctctaccTCTCATCAGCACCGCAAGGTCTGGGGGGAAGACTGCAGGAGAGCACCCAGCCATGGTGGTGTCCCAGTCTCCCAGCTCTTTCCCTGGGGAGGGGACAGCAGGTAATGCCACCAGTGCCCTGGGCTCTGGCATACGTAGTGCCATGCTACAGAGAGGCGGCATCATAAACAAGAAGCATGGAGAGGGGAGTTTGAGTGGTGCCACCAACACAGAGGACTTGAAGATCACCCTGCCTGAGGGCTTCAGCCCCCTTCAACCTCTGGAAGAGCTGGAGAAACTCAACAACTTCCTGGTGAAGAGCCTGCATGCACAAGTCTGGCACCAGTCTGACTCcaggaaggagaggacaggagctcCACAATGTCTCCCCTCGCTAGCAGAACTGTACCAAAGGGACATGCAGGCTCTTGGTGTCCTCATAGCCGAGATCTTCTACTCGTCTAAACTGCGGGGTGTGAAACCAGGCACTCCCCTGAGTGAGCGCTTCCAGGCTGTGATAAAGCTATGTTCGGCCAGCCTGCGTGACGTGCCCCTGCCACTGCATCATGCTCTGGAGACACTGCTACATCTACGCCAGCACTCATCCAAAGCCAAAGTAGAGAAACCATATGGTCCTCGACCTCTTCTTTTTAAATACGACCCCATTTATGAGGGTCTCCCGCCCCCAAACCCCTGTCAGTTACTGAGCCCCATCCTCTCCCCGTTGCCTTTCCCCACATATTTCCCTGCCCTGCACCATTTCATCTACTCCTACCATTCCAAGATGGAGACCACCTGCAGCCTTCAAGGTCGTGATGTGGTCTTCCACCTATGGCAGCAGCTGGAGACACTGTTACAGGGAGTCATCACAGCTGAGGGGTTGGAGATCCTCCTGCCCTTTGTGCTGGCGCTCATGCTAGAGGAGTCCACTGCTGTGTATGCTGCCTGGTACCTGTTTGAGCCCATCTCTAGGGTACTCGGGCCTCGAAACGCAGCCAAGTATCTCCTGAAGCCCTTGGTCAGTGTGTATGAGAACCCGCGGTGTCTCAGAGGTCGCTTCTACCTCTACACAGACTGCTTTGTTCTGCAGTTGATCGTCAGACTGGGTCTGCAGGCCTTCCTGTCCAGCCTCCTGCCACACGTGCTCCAGATCATATCTGGCTTCGAGAGCTGCAGCTCGGGCTCTGAGCCCCAATGGGAGGCCAGCAAAGGCCTGAGGGGGGGGGCATGTGacctaggagaggaggaggaggactaccAGGAAGGCAGGCCGTCCTCAGGCTCTGTGAGTGGGAAGGTGGGAGGGGGCAGTGGAGGGGCTGGGGGTGTAGGAGTGGGGGGAGACCCAGGGCTGGTGGACTACTCCTCAGGTATCAGCCTCAACGACCAGGTGTTCCTCTCAGAGGGGGAGGACTTCCAGAATGGCTTCTATGTCAACAATGGAGCAGGGGGAGCCACTGGGGGGAAACTGCAGAGCCAGAACTCAGCAGCAGGAGGCAATGAGCAGGACCAGGAGTCTTTGAGCGTGGGGAGACTGAGCGACAAGAGCAGCACTAGCGAGGTCTCTATCGGAGACGCCGACTCCACTCGGGACCGAGCCAGCCTGAAGTCAGCTGATAGCAGCCAGGACCTGAAGCAGGccagtgagggagaggagggaggggagctggaggaggagactgaggaggggaaggagagggggacaggggagggCAGTGGTCCCAGCCTAGAACTGACTCTATCTGGCTGCACAGAGGAGACAGTGGCCACCCTGGAGGGAGAGTTTGTCAATGGCATGGAGCTGGAGGATGCACAGAAAGACATGGTGGAGGATGAGCATGACTCTTCAGAGGATTCGGAGGAGAAAGAGCACAAGATCCTTCTAG ATACGGTCTGCAAGACCGTTAGATGGCTGTCTGCAAAGCTTGGACCAACAGTGACGTCTCGATATGTGGCCAGGAATCTGCTCCGGCTGCTCACCACCTGCTACATTG GTCCGGAGAAGCACCAGTTTGTGGCTCCGGTGGTGTCGGAGGAGAGCAGCCTGGAGAGTGTTGGGATGGGCAGTGTGTATGAGAAGAAGCCTGTGGTTGGAGACCAGACAGCAGGACCAGTTCTGGACTGTCTCATCTACATCGCACACCTCTATGGAGAGCCTGTACTCACCTACCAGTACCTGCCCTACATTGGATACCTG GTGTCTCCCCCTGTGTCCTGTCGTCTGAACACCCGTAAGGAGGCAGGTCTGCTGGGTGCCGTGGTTCTGACCCAGAAGATCATTGTGTTTCTGTCGGACTCCACCCTCATGGACATGCTGATGAAGATCAACCAGGATGTTCTGCTGCCCCTGCTGGACCTGCTCACCTCACCCAGGATGGG GTTCCCCAGTGGAGTGCAGACTCGTTCGGCTGTGTGTCTGAAGACCCTCAGCCTAATGGCACTCATCTGTCTGCGCATCGGCAGGGAGATGGTGCAGCAACACATGGTAGAAACCCTGAAACGCTTCTTCACAGTCTTCTCCCTGCTGCAGTGCCTACAGGGACAG ATGGAGAGCGCCCCCCGCAGGGAGGTGGGAGAATACATCTTGTTGGATGTGCGTACGCCGGACGGGTCAGAGGTGACATGTGAGCTGGGGGTTCTGGAGGAACTGCAGGCCGTGTTTAACCCTGAGATGGCATACGCCTCCTACATCCCCTTCTACTGCCTCatag GCGATGTAGCAATCCGTAAGCTGGTCTCCAACCACGAGCTGGTCTGGAGTTTGGCCCAGTCCTACCACTCCAGGGTGAGCCCTGGCAGTCCTAATGCCAACCCCACAGCAGGGTCCAAGGACAGGGTAGAAATGCCCCCAACCACCTGCTCCATTGGCGTCCCAGACCTGGGGAGGGGCCATGTGGGCCGCAGCCCCTTCCCTGCCCCCTACAGCTCCTCCACACCCCTGGGCTCAGACACCCTCCCAGAGTCAGGCACCTTCGGCAGCCATCTGGTGGGCAACCGCATCCAGGTGGCCCGTGACTCTGCGCCAGGGTGTGGGAGCCCCAACTTGGGCTCGTTAGACAACTGGGGCAACCCCCGGCCTAGTCATACTCAGCCTGTCATCACATCTGCCTCCACTTTCACCACTCCATCCCTGggcccctccttctcctcttacTCCTGGATGGTGGGTCCTACCCCCGAGGACAGCGCTCTGAAGCAAGAGCTCCCTCGCAGTGGCCGTTCCCTGCAGGGAAACTGGCTGGCCTACTGGCAGTATGAGATCGGTCTCAATCAGCAGGATCCCCACTTCCACTTCCACCAGATCCGCCTGCAGAGCTTCCTGGGCCATTCGGGCGCGGCTAAGTGTTTGGCACCACTGGCTGGAGAGGACTACTTTCTGTCTGGCAGCAAGGACAAGACGGTGAAGCTGTGGCCCCTCTATAACCACGGCGACGGGACACGGGAGGTGGAGCCAAGGCTGACCTACACAGATCATAAGAAGTCTGTGTTCTATGTTGGCCAACTGGAGGCGCTCCAGGAGGTGGTCAGCTGTGACGGCACCGTGCACCTCTGGGACCAGTTCACAG gtaAACAGATCCGCTCCTATGAGGCCCTGGATGGAAAGAACCCCATCACAGCAGTGACCACCATGCCTGCTCCTCACTGTAGTGTGGTGTTTGGCAGTGCAGACTCTGTCCTCCGCTTCATCGACCCACGCAAACCAGGCCTGCAG CATGAGTTCCGGCTGGCGTACAACAACGTGAGTGCCGGTCTGATCCGCTACCTGGCCGTAAGCCCTGGAGGGCGCACCGTGGCTGCAGGCTTCTCCTCTGGCTTCATTGTGCTGCTAGACGCACGCACAGGCCTGGTGCTGAGAGGCTGGCCCGCTCACGAGGGGGACATCCTGCAGATTAAG